The Apium graveolens cultivar Ventura chromosome 6, ASM990537v1, whole genome shotgun sequence genome contains a region encoding:
- the LOC141664485 gene encoding uncharacterized protein LOC141664485, with amino-acid sequence MCTKAPYIFMPLLIPGPTDPTKDLHVYLRPLIDELKLLWHTGVETYDMFSHTNFMMKAALLWTISDFPALAMLSGWSTKGKLACPVCMGEVKGKQLKHGGKTTFYGTARYFLEPDDPLRRSTRFGRVETRSVCARHSGSRAKVMCEQIQFPPPGKSSKKKPKDYGVTHNWTHSSPFFELPYWETLSLHHSIDIMHTEKNVFDNIFYTILDDSKKSKDKTKSRKDCQELGVHRELWIQDNGIKPHAPYVLSSEQVQKLYKWIVSLKLPDGYASNISRCVNWKKNCIRGMKSHDCHVFMQKMLPIVCRDLLPKHVSDPIIELCNFFQDLCSSSLKYTDLEKMERDIVTIMSKLETVFTPSLFDPMEHLPLHLATECKLGGPANGRWMYFIERYLHNLKLKVGNKARAEGSMAQRYIEEECVHFCTLYFDSKNGLMHNQLRRNEAPQMFHNANLLEVYTYPTHPSLRTRDRILSCDEYELVAYYVLINSPEVGKYLRGFQKLVQRQYPHLNDAEKEQFQKEQLKDWLERRVQDDEELNKKFIDLIRGPLYKVESYKACKCNGYKFDCVNANELTSPNSGVVVIGTSYEEHYGNYYGRIEEILKLFYQNGHQVIIFKCHWFDHTTHVKVDKHRMTTVDVKSKLNAEDVFVLASQAHQVYYAPNISNAKSSWYTVLTTKRRLVDESVSIQEKTGMNDDALQNEVSNASSSHVERVIIRDPSNFFVDLRMFENDYSVDYNNEEESERDKEDEEEDEDEDKNEDEDDLSDNDDLV; translated from the exons ATGTGTACTAAGGCTCCATACATATTTATGCCTCTTCTCATTCCTGGACCGACGGATCCAACAAAAGACTTACATGTTTATCTCAGGCCATTAATTGATGAATTAAAATTGTTGTGGCATACTGGAGTGGAAACATATGACATGTTCTCACATACAAATTTTATGATGAAGGCGGCACTTTTGTGGACAATTAGTGACTTTCCTGCACTTGCCATGCTTAGCGGGTGGTCCACTAAAGGTAAGTTGGCATGTCCAGTTTGCATGGGAGAGGTCAAAGGTAAGCAACTCAAACATGGTGGTAAAACAACATTTTATGGAACTGCTCGGTATTTTTTGGAGCCAGATGATCCTCTCAGAAGGAGTACGAGATTTGGAAGAGTTGAGACACGATCAGTTTGTGCTCGACATTCAGGGTCACGTGCAAAGGTCATGTGTGAGCAAATACAGTTTCCCCCACCGGGAAAGTCATCGAAGAAAAAACCAAAAGATTATGGTGTGACACATAATTGGACTCACAGTTCTCCATTTTTTGAGCTTCCATATTGGGAGACACTCAGCCTTCATCATAGCATTGACATTATGCACACCGAAAAGAATGTATTTGACAATATTTTCTACACAATTCTTGATGATTCGAAGAAGTCTAAAGATAAAACCAAATCAAGAAAGGATTGTCAAGAGTTAGGTGTACACCGTGAGTTGTGGATTCAAGATAATGGTATAAAACCACATGCACCATATGTACTTTCGAGTGAACAAGTTCAAAAGTTGTATAAGTGGATAGTCTCATTGAAACTCCCAGACGGGTATGCCTCAAACATATCTAGGTGTGTGAATTGGAAGAAAAATTGCATTCGTGGGATGAAATCACACGATTGTCACGTCTTCATGCAAAAAATGTTGCCTATCGTTTGTCGTGATCTACTTCCGAAACATGTGTCTGATCCTATCATTGAATTGTGCAACTTCTTTCAAGATTTATGCTCGTCTAGTCTCAAATACACAGATTTAGAGAAAATGGAGAGAGATATAGTGACAATAATGTCTAAGCTTGAAACTGTCTTTACTCCTAGTCTTTTTGATCCCATGGAGCATTTGCCACTGCATTTAGCAACTGAGTGTAAGTTGGGTGGCCCGGCCAATGGGCGTTGGATGTATTTTATTGAAAGATACTTGCACAACTTGAAATTGAAGGTTGGAAATAAAGCTCGAGCGGAGGGTTCAATGGCACAACGCTACATTGAGGAAGAATGTGTACACTTTTGTACGTTATATTTTGATTCCAAGAATGGATTGATGCATAATCAATTACGTCGAAATGAGGCCCCTCAAATGTTTCATAATGCCAATTTGTTAGAAGTTTACACATATCCGACACATCCTAGTCTACGAACTAGAGATAGAATCTTGAGTTGTGATGAATATGAACTCGTGGCATACTATGTTCTTATTAATTCGCCGGAGGTTGGAAAGTACTTGAG GGGTTTTCAAAAGTTGGTACAACGACAATACCCACATTTGAATGATGCGGAAAAGGAACAATTTCAAAAAGAACAATTAAAAGATTGGCTCGAAAGAAGG GTACAAGATGACGAAGAGCTCAACAAGAAATTTATAGACCTAATAAGAGGTCCGTTGTATAAAGTGGAGTCTTATAAAGCATGCAAGTGCAATGGTTACAAATTTGATTGTGTAAATGCTAATGAGCTCACTTCACCAAATTCCGGTGTTGTTGTCATTG GGACTTCTTACGAAGAACATTATGGTAACTACTATGGAAGGATagaagaaattttaaaactcttttatcaaaatggGCATCAAGTGATCATCTTCAAATGTCATTGGTTTGATCACACGACACATGTGAAAGTCGATAAACACCGGATGACTACCGTAGATGTTAAATCAAAACTAAATGCCGAAGACGTGTTTGTGTTGGCTAGCCAAGCTCATCAAGTATACTATGCACCAAACATTTCTAATGCAAAATCATCATGGTACACGGTTTTAACAACAAAGAGGCGACTAGTTGATGAAAGTGTGTCAATTCAAGAAAAAACCGGGATGAATGATGATGCTTTACAAAATGAAGTGTCAAATGCTTCATCATCGCATGTTGAAAGAGTTATTATTCGTGATCCCTCAAATTTTTTTGTTGACTTGAGAATGTTTGAAAATGACTATTCGGTAGATTACAACAATGAAGAAGAAAGTGAAAGAGataaagaagatgaagaagaagacGAAGACGAAGACAAAAATGAGGATGAAGATGACTTGAGCGATAATGATGATTTAGtgtaa
- the LOC141667859 gene encoding uncharacterized protein LOC141667859: MELTVLVQSSDGQVFEVEKKPILMSVSIAKELLSRPKSDHNSPIVLHQIDGKTLNKVIEYCKHHCVPYSTLEDEAVIDSLNAFDAQFVDVDPTTFCTLVRAARDLKIDKLQDLICRTLLKKIKGKNH; this comes from the exons ATGGAGTTAACGGTACTCGTCCAAAGTTCCGATGGACAGGTTTTTGAGGTAGAGAAAAAGCCAATTCTCATGTCCGTGTCGATCGCGAAAGAGCTTCTATCAAGGCCAAAGAGCGATCACAATTCCCCCATTGTGCTTCATCAAATCGATGGCAAGACCTTGAATAAGGTTATTGAATACTGCAAACATCATTGTGTACCCTATTCTACCCTCGAAGACGAGGCTGTCATCGATTCTCTCAACGCTTTTGATGCTCAGTTTGTTGATGTTGATCCGACCACTTTCTGTACTCTCGTTCGA GCTGCTCGTGACCTCAAAATTGATAAATTGCAGGATCTGATATGTCGAACATTGTTAAAGAAGATCAAGGGGAAAAATCATTAG